A segment of the Vagococcus hydrophili genome:
CTGTCATCGACCGAAAGAATTTCACCTTTCACTAAATCTCCGACTTTTACTTCTTGTACACTTGCCATAGCGTTTAACATTGTTTCGTTAGTTTGCTCTGTCATTTTCCCATCCTCCTCAACAACAATAGTTCAACATTCATTGCATACTACTATTCTACCTAAAATAAAAACACTTTACTAGGGTAAAATGTTCTTTTTATCTATTATAAAAATGTTTTCAACTCTTTTTCTATTTTCTGAACCACTTCTGGAATTGTTAAGCCTGATGTATCAACTAAAATCGCATCTTCCGCTTGAACTAAAGGTGAATTTTTTCGATTTGAATCATAGTGATCACGATCAGCAATTTCTTTTTTTAATGTTTCAAAATCAGTTTGAATGCCTTTTGAAAGATTTTCTTTATAGCGTCTTTCTGCTCGTTCTTCTACACTTGCCACTAAAAATATTTTTAAATCAGCATTGGGTAAGACCACTGTACCAATATCACGACCATCCATGACAATACTATTAGAAGAGGTGATTTTTTGTTGTCTATTAACCATTTCTTCTCTGATTGTTTTATAAGCCGAAACTTTAGACACAGCATTTGTGACGTCACTTACTCTTATTTCATCTGTCACGTCTTGTTCATTTAAATAAACATGTTGCCCATCTTCTTTTTGTTTAAAGCTGATAGTAATAGTCTCTAATAAGCTTTCTAATTCAGTTTCAGAATCCAAATCCGCTTTATTTTCTAAAGCAGATAATGTTAAGGCACGATACATAGCTCCTGTATCACAATAAATATAGCCTCTTTTTTTAGCTAAGATTTTAGCTACCGTACTTTTCCCTGCTGATGCTGGACCATCAATTGCTACTTGAATACTTTTTGTCATTTACTAACACCTTTACTTTATAAATGAAAAAGTCGTCAAAAGACGACTTTTTTATTTAATTCTAATTTGTTGTCCTGGTTGGATATTTTGTGGATCTAACCCTGGATTTAACTGCATAATTTGTTCTTGCGTTACACCATTATTATTAGCAATACGCCAGATACTAATGTTTTCACCTTCACCAAACGATACTGAACTGCCACCAGCTGCTTGCTGTGTATTAGCACCTTGTTGCGCATTTGCTGCGTTGTTTTGGTTATTTTGTGCTTCACCAGGTGATACTTCTACATCAGCAAAAGCTTTTGATGATGATGAACTTGATGAAGTACTTGAAGATGTACTGCTGCTTGATGAACTAGTTGAACTGCTTGATGTTTTTTCTTTCGTCTCAGATGTCTTTTTAGCTACTTTTGAGCTATCTTCAATGACAACAGAACTGTTGGCTGTTTTGCCTTCGTTCATTTTAGTATTCATATTGAAGTATAGAATAGCTGATACTGGAACTAAAACAATCAAGAATAATAGAACAACTAATATAATCACATACCAGTTTTTACCTTCTTCTTGAACACGTCTGTCAGTTCTTGAACTACCATCGTCTTCTACTTCTTGTCCTTCTTGGTGTTCTTCTTGTCCTTCATATATGGGTTGATCCCAAGGCTCTTTTTCGTTTAATTGATCTTTATCGTTATCTTTTCTACTCACTTATTGACCTCCTCAAAACTTCTGAATTTATTCTATCACATATTAGCATATATTTCTTTAAAAATTATATTAAAAATAATTTTTTTAGAATCTCTTTAGAATTTAGTTCTTTTTTTTCCTCGTCAAACTCTTCAACATTCGAATGTAGTTCTGGTAATTCTTCTTGGCAGACATCACAGCAAATCGGCTGCTCAATTTTTTGATAGGTATCACTAAAATAATTTAATATAAACTGACGCCTGCAAATCGAGCTATTGATATACTCACTCATCCTGATTGTTTTACTTTTCTTCTCAAATTGTTTTAGATTCAAATTCCTTTCAAATAATTCCCAGTCCCAATCGTTATTTTCTAATTGAGTTAACCATTTTTTTTGAATATCCGTTAAAATAGTTTCGTATTTCTGTAATTCTTCTTTTGTCTTATCCTTTAAAAATAATAAATCTCTTTTTTGATTAAAACTTTCTTCTTGTAGATAGTAATGAATCCTTTCATCTCCTGGTTGATAAAGTAATATCGAAATACTTTGCTTTCCGTCTCTACCTGCTCGTCCAGATTCTTGAACATAGTTTTCTAAACTATCTGGCAAATGATAATGAATGACAAATCGAACGTTTTTTTTATTAACTCCCATTCCAAAGGCACTCGTTGCACAAAGAACTCTAATGTCATCTTTTATAAATTGCTGCTGGATCTTCATTCGATCAGTCGCCGATACGTCCCCGTGATAGAAAGCAACAGGATAAGGCAAGCTACTGTTTAAAATGCTAGAAACTCTTTCAGCTTCTTTTTTACTTGAGAAATATACAATTCCTGGAATGTTTTTATCTGATAAAAATTCCTGTAAATACTCTACTTTATCTTCACAGCTTTGGACTTTATAGAAAATATTCTCACGGTTTACGGAATATGAGAAACGAGTGATTTTCCCAGAAGAGAAGATTTCATTCTCAATATCTTTTGCCACAGATGTTGTGGCTGTCGCTGTTAATGCAAGGGTTAAAGGATGATTGAGCTTCTTTAAAATTGTTTTTAACTCAAGGTAACTTGGCCTAAAATCATGCCCCCACTCCGAGATACAATGTGCCTCGTCAATAACGAACAAGCTAATCTTTAAGTTCAGGAATTGATTCAACACCTCTTTTTGATTCAAGGTTTCTGGACTAATGAAGATAAACTTAAATTCATGTAAGTGGGATAACACGTACTGTTTAGAAGAGTAATCTAAGGTACTATTCAGAGCAATCACTGATTTTTCTCCCATTTCTCTAAGTTGAGCGACTTGGTCTTCCATTAAAGAAATCAAAGGTGACACAATAATCGTATGTCCCTCAAATAAATAACTTGGTAATTGATAACATAAGGATTTCCCTGTTCCAGTTGGTAGAATAGTAAATGTATTTTCTTTTCTCAGTAGCGCTTCAATTGTTTCTTCTTGACCTATCTTAAACTCTTCAAATCCAAATTTTAATTGTAATATTTCTTTAATAACTGTCATAATACCTTCTCCTGTTCCACTAGAAAGAATTGATACATTTTAAATTCATAGAAACTAAGGTTTGGCATCTCTTTTCGTACATCTGAGAATCGCCATCTTCTAAAATCAGGTTGCTCTACTCTAAATTTATCTAATATTTGTCTATTTAATGATTCATTTAAAATAATTTCTTCTTTACTCGTCGAAATTAAAAATGACTCTAATAAATGATCAGTTATGGTGCTTTCTTTAAGATTTCTAACCTGAGCAACTTCTCTCACAGATTGAGTCTTTTCATATATTTTTTTAGTGACTAAATAACTTTCCTCTTTTAATAATTGCTTTTCCTCCCCCATCATTCCGAAAAAAATTGGCAGTTTATCTTGGAACTCTTCTATTAATTCTATCATCTCATGTAGAATATTTTTGAATTCAAGATAAGAGAAAATTAAATCAGTTTCTTGATTCTCTGTTATCTGCTGAAATGTCTGACCTACATGTTCATGTCCAACAAGTTGTTTAAAAATATATATCTGATCATCTTTAGGCAATTGATCTGCTATAAATCGCCACTCATCGTAAATATTTTCGATAATTTTTTCATCTTGTTTCTTCAACCAACGTTTTAATTGTTGTTGTCTAAACACATTGTTTTCAATTGGAACATAGTTTTTTTCCTTAAATGATTTTTCAGAAATCACTTGCGTCACAAATAGAAGGCGTTGCCAATATTTTAAATCCCATTTATAATATTTCAACTGATTAAGTGAGGAAAGATTTGGCTTTGCTTTTTGATTAATTAGTAATAACAATCCTTCGTCCGTTATTTGTACCACACCCTCTTCTAAAACCTCCAAGTAACCATTTTGAATTAATTCCTGAATTGTTTTTAAATAAGAGCTTTCTTGCTGTTTTGAAAATAAATTGAAATACTCTAGTAAATCATAAAAGTACGCATAAGACAGAATAGAGGTAGTTCTTTTACCTTTTAATAAATGATATAATGTTGATACTCGCATTGGTTGTTTCGATTCAAAGCAATGCAAAATAAAGTGATGATAGTATGTCATGAGTCACCTCGATAAGGAGTTTTTATATGTTATGTAAAATTATACCAAAAAAATGTATTGCATGCGGTCTTTGTCAAATTAAAGCACCTAATATTTTTGATTACCACGACAACGGAATTGTAAAGTTAAGTGACTCTGACGAGACAGAATTTCAGATTGGCACAGACGTCCCAGAAGATCTTCTAAACGCATATAAAGCTTGTCCGACACGAGCGATTGTTATTGAAAAATAAAGCAGCATTTAGCTAAAAAAATCTGTGACATACAGGGTAACCTACATGTCACAGATTTTTTATTTTAACGTATCATAGATTTCTTTTCCAACAAAGTTAGCGAAAATATCTGCTCCATCTGGCGTTAGATGGACATTATCGCCATCAAACCAGTTACTATAACCTTCCGAATATTTTTTCCAATCAATGACATGAGCATTGTCAAAACGCTCAGCAGTTTTTTCTAATTCTGTATTAACTGTTTTTTGCCAAGGCTTTTGAACCATGGTATTAACAAAAAAGACTGGTCTTTTTCCGACCTCTTTCATCACATTATCAACATCACTAGAAGAAAAGCTGCCATTTGTTCCTAAAACGACTAAAACAATGTCACCTAATTTGTCATCTTTATTTGCTTTTTTGAAGGCATCCTCACTGTTCATGAATTGTCTACCCACTTCAGCATCAATAAAGTTACTAGGAAAAACCTTCTGAATTTCTGGGGCTGCACTTAACAGCAGTGAATCCCCAATAGCACTGATTTTCTTTTCTTTCAAGAATTCACTTTCAGTTGCTGTTAATGTCACTAAACCATTTTCCTGAGTTGAATTTTCCGTTGTTTCTTTCGTTTCAGATGATTCTTTAGTAGAGCTTTTCGTTTCTGAAGGTTTTGTTTCACTTGTTTTTGGCTTATTAATTAATTCTTTATTCTTTTCTAATTTCTTTTGAAGAGCAATACTTTCTTCTGTTCTACCAGAAGGAGCAATCGCCATTCCATACACAAAAACAAGAGTAAACACCATAATAACACCAACAGCTAGTTTTCCATTTAACGTTTGGGTTAACTGTTCTAAACGATTTTTTCCATCCAAATCTGAGTTTTTCCAATTAACTTCATAAACAAGTAGTTGAACCACTCGGTAAGTCACTTCGGATAATAATAAGATTAAAACCAACTGGATAATCAAATGAAGGAAACTATGATCTCCATTCCATTTGATTGTTTTCTCATAAACAATCATTACTGGGAACTGCCATAAATAAATTTCGTAACTTCTAGTACCAATCCATTTAAACAAAGGGTTCGTTAGAGCTTTATTAGCTTGCGCACTAACAATCACAATTCCTAATAAAATCGTACTACATAAACTGAATAAAAACATTCCTCCACGATAAGTAAAGCTCCAATTATCTTTAATAAGGATTAAACCGATGATAACCGAAACAAGAGAAATAATAAAAATACCTAGCTTAGATTTATCATCCATTTTTGCTATTAATTCTTCTTTTTCTCGTAAAAACAGTGCTAGATAAGCTCCCATTAAAATTGAAAAAATTCTTGTATCCGTTCCGTAATACACTCGGTTAATACTCTCTGGTTGATAGATGACAGCCATTAGTACTCCAGAGATAACAATCCCCGCTAAAATAAAATTCTTTAACAAAACATAGTCTTTTCTCTTGAAAATGAGTAGCGCGAGAATTATTGGCCATAAAAGATAGAACTGCCCTTCTATTGACAAGGACCATAAATGAGTAAAGGCTGATTCATTACCAAATCGATCAAAATACGAAGATCCATTAAAAATTTGCCAAATATTATTGATATTTAATAGACTTGTTGAAAATATCTGTTTCAAATTTTGGAGTAAATCTTTAGATAAAAAGACAAAGCTACTGCCTGCTATAACAAACATCATGATTAGTGATGGATAAATTCTTCTTGCGCGTTTAAAATAAAAACTCTTTAAACCAATCTTTCCTCTATTTTCCCATTGATTCAGTAATATATCAGTCATTAAATAACCTGATATAACAAAAAACAACGCCACCCCTAAGTAACCACCAGGCATTTTACCTGGTATCAAATGGTAGAGAATCACACCTATGACTGCAATTGAGCGCAGTCCATCTATCCCTGTAATATATTTTCTTTTATTCATTAGTTAAAACCTCTTTTGATATTCTTTATATGACATATATTAAGGTATTTTTACAAACATTTCAAGACGTGTAACAAAAATAAATACCATTAGTGTTATTAAAACGTAAAATTATGAATTTTTTGTGATTTTTTATCATAAAATATCCTATTTAAGATAAAATTAAGCATTTTTTTTTAATGTAATAGAAACATTAGAAATTTTTGTAACAAAAAAAATTAATGATAAAAAAAAGAAGCCAGCCTTTTAGCTGACTTCTTGATCATTTTAATTTTTAAACACTATTAAATATTTGAATTTCAAACTAATTTTTCACAAAGGCCATTCTTTTTTCAATGACTGGAACCAATTTTTTATATGTTACAAAAAAGACTACACTCACTGCTAATCCTTTAAATAAATTAAATGGAACTATTCCATATAAAACCATTTCCTTTATTGGCATACCAAAATTCATTCCTGCTACATACATATAGAGTGGGGTAATGACAAAGTAATTAGCGATTGACATAAAAATCGTCAAAGCGATTGTACTGATCGTCATACCTGTAACCAAATTTTTATTACTCGTTTCTTTTTTCATCATTAGGTAGATTGGTAACAGCATAATAACTGATGCTAAAAAGCCGGTTATATTTCCAATCAAACTCAAAATGTCTCCACCACGCAATACAAAATTAAGCGTTGAGCGAATGAAAGCTATCACAATTCCTCCTATCGGTCCTAATACAAACGTTCCAATCAAAATTGGAACATCGCTGAAATCTAGTTTTAACCAGTTAAATCCTGGTAAAACAGGTATTTCTACCAATAATAATAAATACGAAAATGAAGCTAATAACGCTGCGACCACCATTTTTTCTGTCTTGCTTTTTCTCATGAGAGAATCCTCCTAATCAGGACCATCTTCAGACATTTCCAAGAATTTTTCAAATAAAAAACTGTCCTCTCGTCTTACCTCCCTAAAGAGTATGACAAAAAAACAGTGCATTATCTGATAATATTCTCAAATAAGCCCTATCTTCTTTACTCCAGACTCTAACTGTCGGTACTGGAATTACACCAGTTCGGCAAAAATGAAATAAATCATTTAAGCTCGTGGACTATAACCACCGGTCGGGAATTACACCCTGCCCGTGAAGACGACCTTTTTTATTTTTTTTACAACCTAATTATAACTAATTCATTAAAAAATTCAACTATTTTTAACCTTTAGCTTCTACTAAAATTTGGCTAACTTCTTTTTTGCTTAGCTCTCTGTATTGACCTGGTCTTAATCCTGTTAACTCTAAGCTACCCATTTTTTCACGCTTTAACTTAATAACTGGGAACTTAATCATTTCAAACATTTTTTTAACTTGGTGATTACGCCCTTCATGAATAACTAATTCAATAACGCTAGTTTTCTTCACATGATCATTTGAGATTACTTTATATCTTGCTGGGGCTGTTTTACGTCCATCAATTTTCAACCCTTTTGTTAAAGGTCTAAGCTCTTCTGGTGTAGGGCATCCTTTAATTTTAGCAACATACGTCTTAGGTACTTCGTGACTTGGGTGGGTTAAAATATTAGCAAATTCACCATCATTGGTTAATAAAAGCAAACCTGATGTGTCATAATCCAAACGTCCTACAGGGAAAATCCTTTCACTAACACTTGGGAAATAATCAGTTACCACTGTTCTGTCTTTGTCATCTTTTACTGCTGATATAACACCTCTTGGTTTATAAAATAAGTAGTAAACATGTTGTTCTTGATACACTGGTACGCCATCTACTTCGATTTGATCATTACTTCCAACTTTAACGCCTAATTCAGTCACTCTTTTTCCATTAACTGAAACACGACCTTCTTGAATCATTTGCTCTGATTTTCTTCGTGAAGCTACTCCACAATGTGCTAGTACTTTTTGTAATCTTTCCATTAATTCCCACCCTGTTCTTCTATTTTTTCAAATTGTTCTTTAAATCGATCAAAAAACAAATCGTTTGGTATTTCTTTTTCTGCATTTACTTCTAATTGATCCACTGTCGGTAATTCTTCGATTGATTTCAAACCAAAGTAATCAAAAAAGTAGGCTGTTGTGCCATAAAGAATTGCTCGGCCAGGACCTTCAACTCGTCCTTTTTCCTCAATTAACTGGCGTGCCACTAATTTTTGGACAGAACCTGAGGATTGAACCCCTCTTAATTCTTCGATTTCAGCTCGTGTTATTGGTTGTTTATAAGCAACTATAGATAAACACTCTAACGCTGCTTGCGATAAATTTTGATTGATAGACGACTGTGCAAAAAGCTTCAGTAGTGCTGCATATTCTTTCTTAGTACTTAAAATAAAATGCTCTCCTACTTCTAATATGGTGATTGCTCGTTGTTCGTCTTTATTATAATTTTCTTTTAAGTCCACTATTAACTGATATGTCGGCGCTGTTTTCTTATTTAAAATATTGGCTATTTCATTCAAAGTCAACCCTTCGTTTCCAGCGACAAACAGAAGCGCTTCGATTTTACTAAAGACTTCCATGACTAACCTCTTCCATTTCATTTTTTCTAAACAAAATAATTGGTTCTTCTTTACAGGCTTGTTTAGCAATTACTTCTCCTGATTTTACTAATTCTAAGAGCGCTAAAAAAGTTGTCACAATCTCATTTCGAGTAAACAGGTTGAATAATGATTCAAAACGGACCCCGTCATGACTATTTTGTCTAAATAACTTACCAATAATTTCATTGATTTTATCTTCTATTGTATACTCTTCCGTTAAAATACTCGCAGTATCTGGTCCCAACTCTTTTTGTCGATTAATAATATCATTAAAGGCTAAGAACAAATCAATCGTTGTTATTTCGTTTGGCTCCAGCGGAATTGTTTCTTGACGATAATCTTCTAAATTAGTGGCTTCTTTTGTATAATATTTTCCTCGCTCTACTTCTTTATCTTTAAGAAGTGTCGCTGCATATTTAAATTTACGGTACTCTAATAATTGAGCTACTAATTGGTCTCTTGGATCAATTCCATCCTCGTACTCACCCATCTCAGATAAATCAACTTCCACTTTAGGGAGCAAGGTCTTACTCTTAATCGACATTAAGGTAGCTGCCATGACAATATATTCACCGGCAAGCTCTAAATCTAATTCCTGCATCGACCTGATATAAATCATGTATTGCTCTGTTATTTCAGAGATAGGGATATCATAGATATCAATCTCCAATGTTTTAATTAAATGAAGTAATAAATCCAATGGACCTTCAAATATTTCTAATTTTACGTTTAATTCTTTCATTTCCCAATCCTTCTTACGTTCATCCTATGCTCTTGGAAAGTGCATTTTGTAAACGTCAGCCATTCTTTTTTTACTAATATGCGTATATATTTGCGTCGTTGAAATATCGGCATGACCCAATAACTCTTGGACAACTCTTAAATCTGCCCCATTCTCTAATAGATGAGTAGCAAAGCTGTGTCTCAATGTATGAGGGGTTACTTCTTTTTCAATGCCTGCTTGTGTCACATAAACCTTTAAATTCTTCCAAATACCTTGTCTTGAAAAACCTTCACCCTTATAATTCAAAAAGAGGACAGTTGGTTTTTCCTTTGTATTTTTAGCTAGTAATTCTGGTCTTGATTTTTCTAAATAAATTTCAATCCATTTAATCGCAACGTCCCCTAAAGGTATAATGCGTTCTTTATCACCTTTACCAATGGTTTGAAGTAACCCCAATGATAGATGCAAATCATCTAATTTAAGAGAAATTAATTCCGTTACCCTAAGCCCTGTGGCGTACATTACTTCTAAAATCGCACGGTCGCGAATACCAAGACAAGTTGTTGTGTCTGGTGCTTCGATTATTTTTTCTACTTCTTTAATCGAGAGCGTCTTAGGTAATTTTTGCGCTTTTTTAGGTGTATCAATATGCTGCATCGGGTCATTATCGGTAAATCGTTCTTGTCTTAAAAACTGATGGTATTTTCTCAAAGTAGAAACCATTCGTATAATCGTAGCTGATGATTTTCCTGTATTTTTAAGCTGTTCTAAAAAATCAAGGACAGTATATCTATCAATAGCATCTAGAGAATCGATTTGTCTCTCATTTATAAAAAAAGCGTATTGATTCAAATCTCTTTGATAGCTCTGGATGGTATTTTCAGATAGACCTCTTTCAATTTTTAAATAATGCAGATACTCTTGTATTTCGTCTTTCATCTGTACACCCCACTTACCGTTTCCTATTTTAGCAGTTTTTACTACTTAATACTATTATTATGTAAACTATTTTTATTTTTATTCAAATAGGAATAGACTTTTTTTTCTCTAGAATATACAATGGACATATTGCTAAAAAGAAGGGATGTGATAGTCGTTGTTACCTAGTCAATCTGACTATAAAAATCTTCACTTGTTTAATATAATAAATGTAAATAATGATAGTTATTACCAAAAATTAACCACTTATTATGAAGAAAAGAAAAGCTTTTTCAAAATCTCTATTATTTTAGATATACCCATTGTTTTTGTCCTAGCTTTGTTCAGCACTATTCACTTTAAATCTTCTTGGTGGCTATTTTTTATCTACTTTTTTATCATATTTGTTATAAGTTTTTTTATTATTTGCTTACCAGTTTACTCATCATTGGTCAAAACAACGAACGAAAAAGAAAAAATACTTTTTCAAGAAGTTGATGAACACTTAACTGAATTAGCCAATCAAAATTATTTTTCTAAAGAAGCCAAAGCAAAGAGATTATTAAATCAAGAATTTGAATTAATCAAAATTCAGCCTTTATCTTCTTCAAGAATCAATTTAATTTTAAATAATCAAAAACTGGCTTCACAAGCAGTTGATTTTTACGATAAGAAAAAAAATGAAATACACTCTTCAACGACAATTTTCTTTGAACAACAACCTTTAAAACCTGTAGCACTTGCTACGATTAATTTTTTAGGTCCAGATAAGAGCTTTTCAATTCAAGCTCAAATCCCTATTGAATACGAATTAGTTAACGGTCTTGTCAGTGAGCAAATTGTTTATTTTGACAAAACTGATTACATCGTTAATCCAAATATTTATATTGATCGACAACATTTTAATGATATATATAAAATGAATTAATCGAGGTGACTTATGGATAATTTGAAATGTTCCTGGGCAACGCGAAGTGAATTAGAACTAATTTATCATGATGAGCAGTGGGGATTTCCTCTTCTTGATGATGACTTACTTTTTGAAATGTTAATTCTTGAAACGATGCAAGCAGGACTTAGTTGGACAACCATTTTAAATAAACGAGCTGGTATGAAACTAGCTTTTGATAATTTTGATCCTAAAATCATTCAAAACTATGATGATCAAAAAATCGAAGCCTTACTTTCTAATGAAATGATTATTCGAAATAAATTAAAAGTTAAAGCGACTGTTTCCAATGCTACTGCTTTTTTAAAAATTGTTGAAGAATATGGTAGTTTTAATCAGTTCATTTGGGCATATGTTAACTTTACACCAATTCAAACGACTGCCAAAACAATGAGTGATGTCCCAAACTTTACACCACTTGCTGAAAAAATATCAAAAGACTTAAAAAAAAAAGGCTTTAAATTTATTGGACCAACTACAGTCTATGCGTTCATGCAAAGTATTGGCATGGTGAATGACCACGTTATCACCTGTCCTATTCATGAAAAAGCAAAAAAAGCAGCAACTCACTTAAACTGAGTTGTTGCTTTTTATTTTTTATCTAGACAGCGATGACAAACACCATGGAACGTTAATCGGTGATCTGTTACTTTGAATTTAAAGCGATCTTCGACAACTTGTTCTACTTCAATAAGCAAATCATCTTCTACTTCTTCGATATCTCCGCATTCCAAACATAATAAATGATGATGAAAATGCTTTGCACCTTCTTTTCTCATATCATATCGGGCAAGCCCATCTGTAAAGCTGATCTTATCTAATATTTTTAATTCTGTCAGCATTTCTAATGTTCTATAGACTGTGGCAAGACCAATATCTGGTGCTTTTAACTTAGCTAACATATAAATTTCTTCTGCTGATAGATGGTCTTTCTCATTTTCTAATAAAACTAGCACAGTTGTTTCTCTTTGCGGTGTCAACTTGTAACTCGCTTCGTGTAGTTTTTTCTTAATTCTAATTAATGACTCCATAGTATTTTCCATGGGCACCTGGCACTTCCTTTTTATAATCATTATAATTTATTCTTAATTTTATAAAACCACTTTGTATAAATTATAATTTATATAAAACATAAAAGCAATGATTCTCAATTAGATTTTTATTTTTTAACTAAAATTGTCCATCCGTCTTCTTGAGTAATCATTCTAGCTTTCATTAACGATCCTAATGCTCGCTTAAATTGACCCTTACTAATCGCAAAAGTTGTTTGAATTTCTTCAGGCGTTGATTTATCTGAGAAATTAATTTTGCCTTCTTCTGATCTTTCTAAGAAAGTTAAAATCATTTGA
Coding sequences within it:
- a CDS encoding DNA-3-methyladenine glycosylase I, translated to MDNLKCSWATRSELELIYHDEQWGFPLLDDDLLFEMLILETMQAGLSWTTILNKRAGMKLAFDNFDPKIIQNYDDQKIEALLSNEMIIRNKLKVKATVSNATAFLKIVEEYGSFNQFIWAYVNFTPIQTTAKTMSDVPNFTPLAEKISKDLKKKGFKFIGPTTVYAFMQSIGMVNDHVITCPIHEKAKKAATHLN
- a CDS encoding segregation/condensation protein A — its product is MKELNVKLEIFEGPLDLLLHLIKTLEIDIYDIPISEITEQYMIYIRSMQELDLELAGEYIVMAATLMSIKSKTLLPKVEVDLSEMGEYEDGIDPRDQLVAQLLEYRKFKYAATLLKDKEVERGKYYTKEATNLEDYRQETIPLEPNEITTIDLFLAFNDIINRQKELGPDTASILTEEYTIEDKINEIIGKLFRQNSHDGVRFESLFNLFTRNEIVTTFLALLELVKSGEVIAKQACKEEPIILFRKNEMEEVSHGSL
- a CDS encoding Fur family transcriptional regulator, producing MENTMESLIRIKKKLHEASYKLTPQRETTVLVLLENEKDHLSAEEIYMLAKLKAPDIGLATVYRTLEMLTELKILDKISFTDGLARYDMRKEGAKHFHHHLLCLECGDIEEVEDDLLIEVEQVVEDRFKFKVTDHRLTFHGVCHRCLDKK
- the xerD gene encoding site-specific tyrosine recombinase XerD, with product MKDEIQEYLHYLKIERGLSENTIQSYQRDLNQYAFFINERQIDSLDAIDRYTVLDFLEQLKNTGKSSATIIRMVSTLRKYHQFLRQERFTDNDPMQHIDTPKKAQKLPKTLSIKEVEKIIEAPDTTTCLGIRDRAILEVMYATGLRVTELISLKLDDLHLSLGLLQTIGKGDKERIIPLGDVAIKWIEIYLEKSRPELLAKNTKEKPTVLFLNYKGEGFSRQGIWKNLKVYVTQAGIEKEVTPHTLRHSFATHLLENGADLRVVQELLGHADISTTQIYTHISKKRMADVYKMHFPRA